TTATGGAACACCATCTAGAAGCTTTGCTGGAAACGGCTGAGATTATCCCGATGGCTAATCAGATTATGTTAGCTCCAGGTACTCCTCAGTCAGAATTAGTTGCTTACTGCAAAGCCAAAGGCATTCTCTTGGAAGCCTATAGCCCATTTGGTACAGGAAGCCTTTTCCAAAGCCAAGAAGCAGCTGATTTGGCTAAAGAAGCTGGTTGTAGTGTTGCCCAGTTAGCATTGGCTTGGTCTTTAGATAAAGGCTTTCTCCCTCTCCCGAAATCAACTAGTCCAGAAAATATTAAGGCGAATTTGGAAATTGATGGCTTGGTTATTAGTCCGACAGCAGTTGCAAAGTTGGATAAACTAGAAGGAGTGAAAGGTCGACTTGATCCGGATCAGGCTGAATTTTAATTAGCTATTGAGAGCATGTAGTTTATCTACGTGCTTTTTCTATTGAGTCACTTGTACCGCTTTCATGCTATAATAGTAGCTATGGAAGAAAAATATTTGAAAATTGCTCAGGAATTGGGCGTTAGTTTAAAACAGATTGATACTGTCCTGTCTTTGACGGCTGAAGGCAACACTATTCCCTTTATCGCTCGTTATCGGAAGGATGTGACGGGGAACTTGGACGAGGTGGTCATCAAGTCCATCATCGATCGGGATAAGGCCTTGACTGCTCTTGCTGAACGTAAGGCTACCGTTCTTGCCAAGATTGAAGAACAAGGTAAATTGACAGACCAGCTCCGTCAGGCTATCGAGGAAGCGGAAAAGTTGGCAGATGTGGAAGAACTCTACCTGCCTTATAAGGAAAAACGTCGGACCAAGGCAACGGTGGCGCGTGAGGCTGGGCTGTTCCCGCTGGCTCGTCTAATTTTGCAGAATGTGGCTAACTTGGAAGAACAGGCTGCTGCTTTTATCTGCGAGGGTTTTGACCCTGCTCAGGCTTGTTTGGCTGGGGCTGTGGATATTTTGGTCGAAGCTATCTCAGAAGACAATAAACTGCGGGCCTGGGTCTACCATGAAGTACAGACCAATTCAAGCCTTACTTCAGAGCTAAAAGATCAAGAAGCAGACGAGAAAGAAGTCTTTCAGATTTACTATGATTTTTCTGAGAAAGTGGTAAAAATGCAGGGTTATAAGACCCTGGCCATCAATCGTGGAGAGAAATTAGGCGTTCTCAAGGTTACTTTTGAACACAATGTGGATAAGATGGTCCGTTTCTTCGAACTGCGTTTTCCACAGTCTAATAGCTACATTAAGGATGTCATTCAGCAGGCCATCAAGAAGAAAATTTTGCCTGCTATGGAGCGTCGTATTCGAACAGAATTGACGGAAGAAGCAGAAGAAGGAGCTATCCAGCTCTTCTCTAAAAACCTACGAAATCTACTCCTTGTATCTCCCCTCAAAGGCAAGGTTGTTCTTGGTTTTGACCCTGCCTTTCGGACAGGTGCTAAGTTGGCGGTTGTAGACCAGACGGGAAAACTCTTGACAACCCAGGTCATCTATCCAGTTGAGCCGGCTGGTCAGCGCCAAATTGCTCAGGCCAAGAAAGACTTGGCAGACTTGATTGGGCAATACCAAGTGGAAATTATTGCTATCGGAAATGGAACGGCCAGCCGTGAATCGGAGGCTTTCGTCACTGATTTGCTCAAGGATTTCCCAGAAGTTTCTTATGTCATCGTCAATGAAAGCGGAGCTTCTGTCTACTCAGCTTCTGAACTGGCTCGATATGAGTTCCCAGACCTCCCTGTGGAAAAACGCTCTGCCATTTCCATCGCCCGCCGTCTGCAAGACCCTCTGGCAGAGCTGGTCAAAATCGATCCCAAGTCTATCGGTGTCGGCCAGTACCAGCACGATGTTAACCAGAAATCTCTGTCTGAAAGTCTGGACTTTGTAGTCGATACGGTGGTCAACCAGGTCGGGGTCAATGTCAATACGGCAAGTCCTGCCCTTTTGGCTCACGTGGCTGGTCTCAATAAGACCATTTCGGAGAATATCGTCAAGTACCGCGAGGAAAATGGAGCCCTGACCTCTCGCCTGCAGCTCAAAAAGGTGCCTCGTCTGGGTGACAAGGCCTTTGAGCAGGCAGCTGGTTTCTTGCGGATTCCAGATGCGACTAACTTTTTGGACAATACTGGCGTGCACCCCGAGTCTTACAAGGCTGTGGAAAACCTGTTAGAACTTCTAGCTATTGACCACTTAGATGAAGCTGCGCAGGAAAAATTGAAGCAGGTGGCTATTGCAGATACGGCTGAAAAAATAGGTGTTGGTCAGGAAACCTTGAAGGACATCATTGCAGACTTGCTCAAACCAGGTCGTGATTTGCGGGATGACTTTGAAGCACCAGTCCTCCGTCAAGATGTCTTGGATGTTAAGGACCTGGTAGTCGGACAGGAATTGCAAGGTACAGTCCGAAATATTGTGGACTTTGGAGCCTTTGTGGACATCGGTGTCCATGAAGATGGCTTGGTCCACATTTCACGCATGGTTAAACGCAAACGAGATAAGAATGGACGCCAACAAGCCTTACCTCATCCTAGCGAAGTCCTCGCTGTTGGGGAAATCGTTACTGTCTGGGTGGTTGAAGTGGACATCAAACGCAACCGTATCGGCCTTAGCCTTTTGAAACCAAATGGATCTGAATAAGTATGTGCAAGAAGTCTCCTTGCAAGACTTCGGTAAGGAATTTCGGCATGTAGCAATCTGGAACAGGCGACTGCGGTCAACAGGTGGTCGCTTTTTTCCAAGAGATGGGCATTTGGATTTTAACCCCAAGCATTTGGAGGAGCAAGGCTTAGAAATCTTTCGGAAGATTGTCCGCCACGAGCTCTGCCATTACCATCTTTACTTTGAGAAGAAAGGCTATCGGCACGGAGATAGGGACTTCAAAGAACTGCTGGCTGCGGTGGACGGCCTGCGCTATGCTCCCAAACTGGAACAAACTGCCAAGCCTAGCCTGCTGTATACCTGTCAGTCCTGTGGACAAGTCTACCAGCGCAAGCGCCGCATTGACCTAAAAAAATACCGATGTGGGAAGTGTAGGGGCAAACTTACTTTGAAAGAATAGAGAATCAGTCTTCGGGCTGATTTTTTTGTGGAGAAATGTGATATACTAGAGTAGAATTGAGGTGAGTCTATGACGCAAAAGAGAGAAGAACGCTTAATTGAGTTATATGAAAAAGGTGTCTTGACCAAGGAAGAGGCGCGTGCCTGTTTTAAGGAAATGAATCAAGAACCAGACTTTCTTTTTGTGGAAGAAAAAGTAAAATTGAATTTTACCTTGCCAAGTTTTAAGGTCTTTGCTTCCTCCAAATTGAAACAATCCTATAGTTTTGAAGGGATTGAATCACTCTTTTTAAAATTATCTGAGGGACGTCTAACTTTGGCTAAGTCAAAAAATAATCAGATTAGTGTGGAGATTTGCTACAATCAAGATGCACCAGAAGATAAGCTTCCTCGTCTTTATGTTGAAAAAAAGGGGCTTTATTTTCACAGTAGTTTGGCCTGTCGTTTGACAATCAACTTACCTCAGGAATGGATGTCAGTACTAGATGTAGAACTTGGTCAAGCAGATGCTCGCTTGGATTACTTACCATTTGAAGATATTTCTATCCGCAGTTCAAGGGATAAAAAACAACAGGATATTCGCTTGACGACTTGCGGTGGTTATCCCCAACACTTGTATGTGCAACTAGCTCAGGCTCCCTTGACTTTACAAACTGGCAAAGGCCAGGGAATTCGGGGGCAGATTGAGTCGCAATCAGGTCATGTCTTGGTTAACCGGAAAAAGAAAAATAGTCCCTATCAGTTTGAAAAATCTGGCAATGATTTACTTTTCTTGAAGGTACAAACAGGTCAAGGGGGATTTTACGTGAAAGGAATAAAAGATGTCAATTGAATTATATAAAGTAAGGCAGGGGAAGATAGTATCTGGGGTTCTTGCCGGCATAGCGCATAAATTGGGCTGGGAATCCTGGGTAACACGCGCTATATTTATTGCAGGCCTCCTCTTAGGCAAATCCTTCCTCCTTCTGATTGCTCTCTATATTGCAGCAGCTTATTTTTTACCTTATAAGGAAGATAGGGACGCGGAACGCTATGGAACAGGTCCACGTAAGATAAAAGAAGCGGAAAAGATAAATAAGTCTTGGTTTGAATAATGCAAAAAAACTTGAGTTTAAAGGCTCAAGTTTTTTGTATGCTTATACTCAATGAAAATCAAAAGTAGCCTAGGAAACGAAGTCGAAGATAGAACTTGAGTTCATCAAGGCAAGTTGACAACGGATAATTTTGATTTTCGAAGAGTATTAGTTTGTGTGGCTTGCGATGATGTCCATTTGTCCTGTAAATGTCCAGTCTGTCACATCGGCTGGTAAGATAAAGTGGCTTCCTTTTTGAAGTGGGTAGCTGGTTTCACCGACTTGGATGGCACCTTCCCCTTCAATGACACTGACAAGCAGGTAAGGAACTGTCTGTTCCATTTTAATTTCTTGTTGGATATTCCATTTATATACGGTAAAGAAGGGATTAGCAACCAGAAGTGTCGAGTCAAGATTGCCCGCTTTGAGGTGGGCAGGTGTGGAGTTAGCAACAGGTCCGATGCTCAGTACATCAATCGATTTCTCAATGTGTAGTTCACGGAGGTTGCCTGCATCGTCACGGCGGTCAAAGTCATAGACACGGTAGGTTGTATCACTGGATTGTTGAGTTTCTAAAATCAGGATTCCCTTACCGATGGCGTGCATGGTGCCGCTTGGTACAAAGAAGAAATCACCTTTTTTGACGGGTACATGGGTCAACAGCTTGTCCCAATCTCCGGCTTCGATTTGCTGACGGAGTTCTTCTTTGGATTGGGCATTGTGACCATAAATGATCTCAGCTCCATCTTCGGCTTCCAAAATGTACCAACATTCTGTCTTGCCCAGTTCGCCTTCGTGAGCCAAGCCATAGCTATCATCGGGATGGACTTGGACGCTAAGCCAATCGTCTGCATCAAGGATTTTTGTTAATAATGGAAAGACATCATCTGTTGGATTGCCAAATAAATGTTTTTCATTCTTATAGAGGTCATCCAGTCCTCTTCCTTTATATTGACCGTTTGAGACAGTTGTTACGCCATTTGGATGGGCAGAAATAGCCCAGCATTCACCAGTCTTATCACTAGGAATGTCGTAGTGGTAGTTGGTCCTTAAGCGATTGCCCCCCCAAATTTTTTCGTGCATAACAGGTGTGAGAAACAATGGTTCCATGATTTTCTCCTTAGTAGTAAGTATTGATCTATATAAAGTATAACAGATTTGTTAAAAATATGTAGCGAAGGAAGAGAAGTGCATTTAATCTGTGGAAGTTTTGCTAATTTTGTGAGAAAAAGAAAGAAACTCATTCTTTTTACCAAATCAGCCCCTTGTTTTTCCCCCAACCCCTAGCTTATGGTATAATATAATAAAACTGAAAGTGAGGGAAGAAATGACCGTTTATGTGAAAGATTTGGTCGATAATCTGCGGATTGAATGCGCTTACAGTACGGAAGAGCTCCTGCAAAAGCAAATTACGACGGCAGATATTACCCGACCAGGATTGGAAATGACTGGCTATTTTGATTACTATGCTCCAGAGCGCATCCAGTTGATAGGGATGAAGGAGTGGTCTTATTTGATGGCCATGACTGCCCATAACCGCTATCAGGTTCTTTCTCAGATGTTCCAGCCAGAAACCCCTGTTGTCATAGTGGCACGTGGCTTGGAAATCCCTGAGGAGATGTACAAGGCTGCAAAAGAAAAACAAATTGCTATCTGTCGAAGCAAGACAGCAACCAGTCGTCTATCGGGAGAATTGTCTTCTTACTTGGATAGTCGCCTGGCTCAGCGGACGAGTGTACACGGTGTCTTGATGGACATTTACGGTATGGGTGTGCTTATCCAGGGCGATTCTGGTATCGGTAAGAGTGAGACTGGTCTTGAGTTGGTTAAACGAGGACACCGATTGGTGGCTGATGACCGTGTTGATGTATATGCAAAAGACGATGTTACTCTCTGGGGTGAACCTGCGGAAATTCTGCGCCACTTATTAGAGATTCGAGGAGTCGGCATTATCGACATCATGAGTCTATACGGTGCTAGTGCCGTGAAAGATTCATCAGAAGTGCAATTAGCTGTCTATCTTGAAAATTTTGAAACAGGTAAGGTATTTGACCGTTTGGGAAATTCTGGCGATACTATCGAAATAGCAGGAATTGCTATTCCACAAATACGTATTCCTGTAAAAACCGGTCGAAATATTTCTGTCGTAATTGAAGCTGCAGCCATGAACTACCGTGCCAAACAGATGGGGTTTGATGCAACGAAGATCTTCGAAGAACGCTTGTCAAATCTAATTGAACACAATAGAGAAGAGGCTTAATATGGATCCTATTGCGATTAAATTAGGTCCCTTAGAAATTCGTTGGTATGCAATCTGCATTTTGCTTGGTCTGATTCTAGGTGTTTATCTGGCGACAAAAGAGGGACCACGAAAGAAAATCCGTCAGGATGATATTTTAGATTTTATTCTAATCGCATTTCCGCTTTCTATCATAGGGGCACGGATTTACTATGTAGCCTTTTCATGGAGTGAATATAAGGATAACATTTTATCTATCTTCGCTATCTGGAACGGTGGTATTGCCATCTATGGTGGTTTGATTACAGGTGCAATCGTCCTTTATTTCTTTACCCAGTATCGCTTTATTAATACCCTGGATTTTTTGGATATTGTAGCGCCATCGGTCATGATTGCTCAGGCCATCGGTCGTTGGGGAAATTTCTTTAACCAAGAGGCCTATGGTAAAGCAGTAGAAAGTTTGAACTACCTGCCAGCCTTTATCCGAGACCAGATGTATATTGATGGTGCCTACCGTCAACCAACCTTCTTGTTTGAGTCTCTCTGGAATTTGCTAGGCTTTGGCTTGGTTTGTGTGTTACGTAGACGGCCAAAATTCCTTAAACAGGGAGAAATTACAGCTTTCTACCTAGTCTGGTATGGTTGTGGTCGCCTTTTGATAGAAGGCTTGCGGACGGACAGCCTCATGTTCTTGGGAATACGTATTTCACAATGGCTATCTGGGGTGTTAATCCTCGTTGGTATTATCATGGTTGTGTTGCGGAGAAGAAAGTCTTCTATTCCATTCTATCAACCCTAAAGGAGAAGATATGATTATTGAAATTTCTGTCTTGATTATTGCCTTGTCCATCGCGGCGGTGGCAGTATATATTGTTTTGTTGTTGAAAAAATTGGGTACGGTGACAGATGAAGCCCAGCAAACGCTTAAGGTCTTGACCAGCGATGTCAATGTGACTCTCTATCAGACCAACGAGCTTTTGGCTAAAACCAATGTCTTAGTCGAAGATGTAAATGGTAAGGTTTCGACTCTTGATCCTCTTTTTGTAGCGGTAGCTGACTTGTCAACTTCTGTATCAGATTTGAATGCTTCAGCGCGTGATTTGACAGTCAAAGCTAAGTCTGCTGGAGCAAGTACTGTAAAAGCCGGCGGAGCTCTTTCTGCTCTATCAACTCTCTCATCTCTCTTAGGTAAGAAAGGAGAAAAAAATGGTAAAAAAATCTAGTAGCGTGTGGACTAGCCTTTTGTTAGGGGCAGCAGGAGGAGCTGCTGCAGCTGCCTTTCTAGCAAGTAAAACTGGTAAAACAGTCAAAGAAAAAGTTGTAAACTTTGCTAATGACTATAAAGAAAACCATGAAGAAATCAATGCTGATTTTGTCACTAAGGCACAGGACTTGGGTAAACAAGCGACTGAACGATTTACCGAAGTAAAAACTCAACTTGAAACTGGTGAATTGACAGTAGAAGATTTGGTCAAGTCTGGTAAGGAAAAATCCTTGGAAACCTTTGAGCAAATCAAGGAAAAAATTGCGGAACAAAACTTGTCAACGGCTGACATTTTGGAAGCTATCAAGGCAAAAACTGCTAAAGCTCCGACAGTGGATTTGACAGAAGAAGATATTGAGGATGCTGTAGTTGTGTCTGAAGATATTGAGCTTACAATTGATGATGTCATCATCGAACCTGTATCAGAAACAGTTTCAGAAGTAGCAAGCGAAACTGCCTCAGAAACAAGTGAAGGATAAAAAGAAACTAGCTTAGAATGTTCTAGGCTAGTTTTGTTGTTCTTGGTACCATTCTCCCCAGTCAGACATGGAATCCAGGATTGGTTTTAAGGAGTGTCCGAGTTCGGTCAGAGAGTATTCCACACGGGGTGGTACTTCTGGATAGACCTTGCGGTCCACCACGCCCTTAGCTTCGAGGTCCCGCAGGTTGCTGGTCAGGACTTTTTGACTAATGGAGCCAATGGAACGTTGCAACTCTCCAAAGCGTTTGGTGCCGTCCATGAGGTC
This region of Streptococcus suis genomic DNA includes:
- a CDS encoding DUF948 domain-containing protein, with translation MIEISVLIIALSIAAVAVYIVLLLKKLGTVTDEAQQTLKVLTSDVNVTLYQTNELLAKTNVLVEDVNGKVSTLDPLFVAVADLSTSVSDLNASARDLTVKAKSAGASTVKAGGALSALSTLSSLLGKKGEKNGKKI
- a CDS encoding SprT family protein — encoded protein: MDLNKYVQEVSLQDFGKEFRHVAIWNRRLRSTGGRFFPRDGHLDFNPKHLEEQGLEIFRKIVRHELCHYHLYFEKKGYRHGDRDFKELLAAVDGLRYAPKLEQTAKPSLLYTCQSCGQVYQRKRRIDLKKYRCGKCRGKLTLKE
- a CDS encoding winged helix-turn-helix transcriptional regulator, producing the protein MTSKKLPQTLPACPVETTLLLIGSKWNILILRDLMDGTKRFGELQRSIGSISQKVLTSNLRDLEAKGVVDRKVYPEVPPRVEYSLTELGHSLKPILDSMSDWGEWYQEQQN
- the lgt gene encoding prolipoprotein diacylglyceryl transferase, whose protein sequence is MDPIAIKLGPLEIRWYAICILLGLILGVYLATKEGPRKKIRQDDILDFILIAFPLSIIGARIYYVAFSWSEYKDNILSIFAIWNGGIAIYGGLITGAIVLYFFTQYRFINTLDFLDIVAPSVMIAQAIGRWGNFFNQEAYGKAVESLNYLPAFIRDQMYIDGAYRQPTFLFESLWNLLGFGLVCVLRRRPKFLKQGEITAFYLVWYGCGRLLIEGLRTDSLMFLGIRISQWLSGVLILVGIIMVVLRRRKSSIPFYQP
- the manA gene encoding mannose-6-phosphate isomerase, class I produces the protein MEPLFLTPVMHEKIWGGNRLRTNYHYDIPSDKTGECWAISAHPNGVTTVSNGQYKGRGLDDLYKNEKHLFGNPTDDVFPLLTKILDADDWLSVQVHPDDSYGLAHEGELGKTECWYILEAEDGAEIIYGHNAQSKEELRQQIEAGDWDKLLTHVPVKKGDFFFVPSGTMHAIGKGILILETQQSSDTTYRVYDFDRRDDAGNLRELHIEKSIDVLSIGPVANSTPAHLKAGNLDSTLLVANPFFTVYKWNIQQEIKMEQTVPYLLVSVIEGEGAIQVGETSYPLQKGSHFILPADVTDWTFTGQMDIIASHTN
- a CDS encoding YtxH domain-containing protein, which codes for MVKKSSSVWTSLLLGAAGGAAAAAFLASKTGKTVKEKVVNFANDYKENHEEINADFVTKAQDLGKQATERFTEVKTQLETGELTVEDLVKSGKEKSLETFEQIKEKIAEQNLSTADILEAIKAKTAKAPTVDLTEEDIEDAVVVSEDIELTIDDVIIEPVSETVSEVASETASETSEG
- the hprK gene encoding HPr(Ser) kinase/phosphatase; translation: MTVYVKDLVDNLRIECAYSTEELLQKQITTADITRPGLEMTGYFDYYAPERIQLIGMKEWSYLMAMTAHNRYQVLSQMFQPETPVVIVARGLEIPEEMYKAAKEKQIAICRSKTATSRLSGELSSYLDSRLAQRTSVHGVLMDIYGMGVLIQGDSGIGKSETGLELVKRGHRLVADDRVDVYAKDDVTLWGEPAEILRHLLEIRGVGIIDIMSLYGASAVKDSSEVQLAVYLENFETGKVFDRLGNSGDTIEIAGIAIPQIRIPVKTGRNISVVIEAAAMNYRAKQMGFDATKIFEERLSNLIEHNREEA
- a CDS encoding Tex family protein, translating into MEEKYLKIAQELGVSLKQIDTVLSLTAEGNTIPFIARYRKDVTGNLDEVVIKSIIDRDKALTALAERKATVLAKIEEQGKLTDQLRQAIEEAEKLADVEELYLPYKEKRRTKATVAREAGLFPLARLILQNVANLEEQAAAFICEGFDPAQACLAGAVDILVEAISEDNKLRAWVYHEVQTNSSLTSELKDQEADEKEVFQIYYDFSEKVVKMQGYKTLAINRGEKLGVLKVTFEHNVDKMVRFFELRFPQSNSYIKDVIQQAIKKKILPAMERRIRTELTEEAEEGAIQLFSKNLRNLLLVSPLKGKVVLGFDPAFRTGAKLAVVDQTGKLLTTQVIYPVEPAGQRQIAQAKKDLADLIGQYQVEIIAIGNGTASRESEAFVTDLLKDFPEVSYVIVNESGASVYSASELARYEFPDLPVEKRSAISIARRLQDPLAELVKIDPKSIGVGQYQHDVNQKSLSESLDFVVDTVVNQVGVNVNTASPALLAHVAGLNKTISENIVKYREENGALTSRLQLKKVPRLGDKAFEQAAGFLRIPDATNFLDNTGVHPESYKAVENLLELLAIDHLDEAAQEKLKQVAIADTAEKIGVGQETLKDIIADLLKPGRDLRDDFEAPVLRQDVLDVKDLVVGQELQGTVRNIVDFGAFVDIGVHEDGLVHISRMVKRKRDKNGRQQALPHPSEVLAVGEIVTVWVVEVDIKRNRIGLSLLKPNGSE
- a CDS encoding PspC domain-containing protein; translation: MSIELYKVRQGKIVSGVLAGIAHKLGWESWVTRAIFIAGLLLGKSFLLLIALYIAAAYFLPYKEDRDAERYGTGPRKIKEAEKINKSWFE